The stretch of DNA gaaaatcaAAGTTGAAAATCAGAATCATCCCATTGAAGGACAGCAGAGTCAAGATTCTGTTCTCTTTTGAGCTTATCTTTTACAAACCAATCACATATTTTGCCAGCATTAAGCTCTTCAATTGAGCATTCTTCTTGTTCTGATATTACTCTTAACAAGTTTAAGGAAGATATCTAAAACacaacaaaacacaaacaaacacCATCAATacattttctataaaaaaaaaaatatataaaaagaaagtgAGTAAGTGATGTATGTAATATGCATTGTACCGTAAGACGGCAAAGAAAGCGCTCATGAGGGCTGAGGCCAGAAATTTCGACAAGTCCTGCTTCTTCGATTGTCAAGAAAGTTCGTCTGTTTTCGGTCTTGCTTTcttctcctcctcctccttTGTTGTCACTGGTAGTACAACCAATTACCTTTCTTCTTCTCATGTGAACTGTTGTTTGGGTTAGTCTTTGATGGAGCTTAGATGATGGGGTTGTTATTGATGGGAGAAATGTTGATTGACATTGGCTCTTACAAGGTCTTAGTGATAACATTTTTAGGCTTAAATATTTTGAGATGCTTTCTAAGTTCACAAAAAACAGTAGGAGTGATTCAAGGA from Cannabis sativa cultivar Pink pepper isolate KNU-18-1 chromosome 2, ASM2916894v1, whole genome shotgun sequence encodes:
- the LOC115719458 gene encoding uncharacterized protein LOC115719458, whose protein sequence is MLSLRPCKSQCQSTFLPSITTPSSKLHQRLTQTTVHMRRRKVIGCTTSDNKGGGGEESKTENRRTFLTIEEAGLVEISGLSPHERFLCRLTISSLNLLRVISEQEECSIEELNAGKICDWFVKDKLKREQNLDSAVLQWDDSDFQL